In Jeotgalibaca arthritidis, a single genomic region encodes these proteins:
- the cbpB gene encoding cyclic-di-AMP-binding protein CbpB — protein MISKEVQSVLLFDNGKPFIVSSENVANLNCNNNLYHALLVLSQVKYSSIPVLDNESRIKGIISMPMIINAIMAVDSIRFEEMEKLTVEEVMDKNVPIIPTSFELEEVLNKLIDHNFLCVVDDEGYFNGIVTRKEILGRVNHLVHELHHEYDLKEKLILKQ, from the coding sequence ATGATTAGCAAGGAAGTCCAATCTGTTTTACTTTTCGATAACGGGAAACCTTTTATCGTTTCAAGCGAAAACGTTGCTAACCTAAATTGTAATAACAATCTCTACCATGCATTATTAGTATTATCGCAAGTAAAATATAGTTCTATTCCTGTTTTAGATAATGAATCGAGAATCAAAGGTATAATTTCAATGCCAATGATTATTAATGCGATTATGGCTGTTGATTCGATTCGATTTGAAGAAATGGAAAAATTGACTGTTGAAGAGGTTATGGATAAAAATGTACCGATTATACCAACGTCATTTGAGCTAGAAGAAGTTTTAAATAAATTAATTGATCATAACTTTTTATGTGTTGTAGATGATGAAGGTTACTTTAACGGTATTGTGACTCGTAAAGAGATTCTAGGACGTGTTAATCATTTAGTCCATGAATTACATCATGAATATGATTTAAAAGAGAAATTGATACTAAAACAATAA
- a CDS encoding YfcE family phosphodiesterase, whose product MRLLIVSDSHGDSHILNQLVNRYQDKVDKFVHCGDSELSDRDLVWGVMDTVAGNCDYYGDFNLSHVERSLEYPYGIVHGHYHDVKWSLDKLKAFAEAEALRFVFYGHSHILAADYEAGVFFINPGSIKSPRGSVYEKTYCLLDATEEAVELKVYNDKHKEIPSLGKKWTQTEL is encoded by the coding sequence ATGCGTTTATTGATTGTCAGCGATAGTCATGGAGATAGTCATATTCTAAATCAGTTAGTCAATCGTTATCAAGATAAGGTAGATAAGTTTGTCCATTGTGGTGATTCAGAACTTAGTGATCGTGATTTAGTATGGGGCGTTATGGATACAGTCGCAGGGAATTGTGACTATTATGGCGATTTTAACTTGAGTCATGTGGAGCGAAGTCTTGAGTATCCCTATGGCATTGTTCATGGACACTATCATGATGTGAAGTGGAGCTTAGATAAACTAAAAGCATTCGCTGAAGCAGAAGCTTTGCGCTTTGTTTTTTACGGCCACTCCCATATCCTTGCGGCAGACTACGAAGCGGGTGTCTTTTTTATTAACCCGGGCAGTATTAAAAGCCCAAGAGGATCGGTTTATGAGAAGACCTATTGTTTATTAGATGCTACAGAAGAAGCTGTAGAACTAAAAGTTTACAATGATAAGCATAAAGAGATTCCTTCTTTAGGTAAAAAATGGACACAAACAGAACTTTAA
- a CDS encoding XTP/dITP diphosphatase yields the protein MSEQKTIIIATKNEGKAKEFKQMLEPKGYYIKTLLDYPEIEDVKETGYTFEDNARLKAETISELLQTAVLADDSGLCIDALDGAPGVFSARFSGEEKNDARNNAKVLAMLGEMTDVDRSAHFHCTLVLSKPGKESLVVEGKFQGEIAQFPQGDSGFGYDPIFFLPELGKSVAELSEDEKNTISHRALALKELDKQISEWFE from the coding sequence ATGAGTGAACAAAAGACTATTATTATTGCGACTAAGAATGAAGGAAAAGCAAAAGAATTCAAACAAATGCTTGAACCAAAAGGCTATTATATTAAGACCTTATTGGATTATCCTGAAATCGAGGATGTTAAAGAAACTGGCTACACGTTTGAAGATAATGCGCGGTTAAAAGCCGAAACGATTAGTGAGCTTCTTCAAACAGCTGTTTTGGCTGATGATTCGGGCTTATGTATCGATGCTTTAGATGGTGCGCCAGGTGTTTTCTCAGCGCGTTTTTCTGGAGAAGAGAAGAATGATGCACGCAATAACGCTAAGGTATTAGCGATGCTAGGTGAAATGACGGACGTGGATCGTTCAGCTCATTTCCATTGCACCTTAGTATTAAGTAAACCAGGAAAAGAGTCACTTGTAGTAGAAGGTAAATTTCAAGGAGAAATTGCCCAATTTCCTCAAGGAGACTCAGGCTTTGGCTATGATCCGATCTTTTTCTTACCTGAATTAGGGAAGTCAGTTGCAGAATTGTCAGAAGATGAAAAAAACACCATTAGCCATCGTGCTCTTGCGTTAAAAGAATTAGACAAACAGATCTCAGAATGGTTTGAGTAA
- the racE gene encoding glutamate racemase, producing the protein MRKKAIGFLDSGVGGLTVVKQAMRQLPNESFYYIGDNARCPYGPRPAEEVVEFTWELTQFLMKQDIKLLVIACNTATAVALDDIRKRVDIPVIGVILPGSRAALKYSNNHRIGVIGTQGTIDSGVYEKTLLDKDASLYINSISCPKFVPLVESNQYHSSIAKKVVFESLQPLAKLNIDTLILGCTHYPLLKPIIQNVMGDHVHLVDSGAETVSEVSTILDYHQIAALSGDEKMENRFFTTGSTKLFSDIASQWLGIEGLTVEKAEVENR; encoded by the coding sequence ATGAGAAAAAAAGCAATCGGATTTTTAGATTCTGGTGTAGGTGGATTAACCGTTGTTAAGCAAGCAATGAGACAACTACCTAATGAATCTTTTTACTATATCGGTGATAATGCGCGTTGCCCGTACGGTCCTAGGCCAGCTGAAGAAGTGGTTGAATTTACGTGGGAACTGACACAATTTTTAATGAAGCAAGATATCAAATTACTTGTTATCGCATGTAATACTGCTACAGCTGTGGCTTTGGATGATATTCGAAAACGGGTAGATATTCCAGTTATCGGGGTTATTTTACCAGGTAGCCGAGCAGCACTGAAGTATTCTAACAATCATCGTATTGGTGTGATCGGAACACAAGGAACAATTGATAGTGGTGTCTATGAAAAGACCCTACTTGATAAGGACGCGTCACTCTATATCAATAGTATTAGCTGTCCAAAATTTGTTCCCCTAGTTGAAAGTAATCAATATCATTCCTCTATCGCTAAGAAAGTCGTTTTTGAAAGCTTACAGCCCTTAGCCAAGTTAAATATTGATACCCTTATTCTAGGCTGCACACATTATCCGTTATTGAAACCCATTATTCAAAATGTCATGGGTGATCATGTCCATTTAGTCGATTCAGGAGCTGAAACCGTTTCTGAAGTGAGTACAATTTTAGACTACCACCAAATCGCTGCCTTAAGTGGTGATGAAAAAATGGAAAATCGCTTTTTCACGACAGGCTCAACAAAGCTATTCTCTGACATTGCGAGTCAATGGTTGGGAATAGAGGGATTAACAGTTGAAAAGGCAGAGGTAGAAAACCGTTAA
- a CDS encoding DUF2507 domain-containing protein, protein MSTNDREELINSEHFPVIMIRDFLLNNILGQETDDILYWSGKQLARQFPLIHVKDLQESFRYCGFGTLSLHKEERHRDIYYLTGSIIETRLLKPDASFHLEAGFLAEQIELTKGKPCEVQVKHPEQAITDTVQLIVNYE, encoded by the coding sequence ATGTCAACTAATGATCGCGAAGAACTCATTAATAGCGAGCACTTTCCCGTTATTATGATTCGAGACTTTTTACTCAATAATATTTTAGGTCAGGAAACTGATGATATCTTGTATTGGAGCGGTAAACAACTGGCACGGCAATTTCCATTAATTCATGTCAAAGATTTGCAAGAGTCTTTCCGATATTGTGGATTTGGCACACTTAGCCTTCATAAAGAGGAACGACACCGCGATATTTACTATTTAACAGGCTCTATTATAGAGACTCGTTTACTTAAACCTGATGCATCCTTTCATTTAGAAGCAGGATTTCTTGCTGAACAAATTGAATTAACAAAAGGAAAGCCGTGCGAAGTACAAGTCAAGCATCCCGAACAAGCCATTACCGATACGGTTCAATTAATTGTTAATTATGAATAA
- the trxA gene encoding thioredoxin, which translates to MVKALTDSNFETETKDGVVLVDFWATWCGPCRMQSPIIDELDEEMGDKVSFAKMDVDANPATPQEFGVMGIPTLLVKKDGEVVEKLVGFTPKERLEEVLEQYI; encoded by the coding sequence ATGGTTAAAGCATTAACAGATTCAAACTTTGAAACAGAAACAAAAGATGGGGTAGTCTTAGTTGACTTTTGGGCAACATGGTGTGGTCCTTGCCGTATGCAATCACCAATCATTGACGAATTAGATGAGGAAATGGGCGACAAAGTATCATTTGCAAAAATGGACGTAGACGCTAACCCAGCAACACCTCAAGAGTTTGGCGTAATGGGAATTCCAACACTACTTGTTAAAAAAGATGGCGAAGTAGTAGAGAAACTAGTTGGTTTCACACCAAAAGAACGCCTTGAAGAAGTATTAGAACAATATATCTAA
- a CDS encoding endonuclease MutS2: protein MNAKTLKKLEFEKVVGQVAQLAATELGKQQLLQLEVKKTYEEVNILQEETDDGRKLLRLKGGIPMPRLADITMPLKRLQIGGSLNGKELSQIGRVLSTTKEMLQFFADLSEKEIELYQLYQIVDGLIDLPDIRKTIKLSISDDGEILSDASPELKRIRQSIKSNEGHVREKLDDMIRGKKSQYLSDTIITIRNDRYVIPVKQEYRHHFGGVVHDQSSTGQTLFIEPQAVLDLNNKLRSLKAEERQEEERILYELSAELAPYTNELAANSQVLTRLDVINAKARYADSIKASRPRLSSQNHVAIWGARHPLIDQEHVVANDLIIGEEYQALIITGPNTGGKTIALKTLGLIQLMGQAGLQIPAAENSQIGIFTGIFADIGDEQSIEQSLSTFSSHMSNIVTIIDQIDEKSLVLFDELGSGTDPQEGASLAISILDYVGSKGSMVMATTHYPELKVYAYNRPATINASMEFNSETLAPTYRLMIGIPGRSNAFDISRRLGLADQIIQQATGFIQEDSQELNEMIADLEQKRRKTEAESYQLKQQLAESDALLSDLKAANEKLENDKETIIAKAKQEANQIVETSKEEAEFLMQEIREMQMNLGKSTTVKEHELIDLKKQFDDLKQEEDFLAKNKVLQKAKDKKQLKAGDEVITETYGQRGSLIEKTPKGEWVVQIGIMKLKLPESDLRKIEEEPSKQARKVKRQIANVRSASDSHVSTQLDLRGFRYEDALMALDSYLDSALLAGYPQVTIVHGKGTGAIRQGVIDALKRHPQVKSFEFAPHNAGGNGATVAVFKG, encoded by the coding sequence TTGAATGCAAAGACTTTAAAAAAACTAGAGTTTGAAAAGGTAGTCGGTCAAGTTGCCCAGTTAGCGGCGACAGAGCTTGGCAAGCAACAGTTACTCCAACTAGAGGTAAAGAAAACCTATGAAGAAGTCAATATCTTGCAGGAAGAGACGGATGACGGTCGTAAGTTATTACGATTAAAAGGTGGTATTCCTATGCCGCGTTTGGCTGATATCACTATGCCTCTCAAACGCCTTCAAATCGGTGGTTCTTTGAATGGAAAAGAACTTTCGCAAATTGGACGTGTCCTTTCAACAACTAAAGAGATGTTACAATTTTTTGCAGACTTGTCTGAAAAGGAGATTGAACTCTATCAGCTCTATCAGATTGTTGATGGTTTAATTGATTTGCCTGACATTCGTAAAACGATTAAGCTATCCATTTCAGATGATGGTGAGATTTTAAGTGATGCAAGTCCGGAATTGAAACGTATTCGTCAGTCAATTAAAAGTAATGAAGGTCATGTTCGTGAAAAACTAGATGATATGATTAGGGGCAAAAAATCGCAATACTTGAGTGACACTATTATTACGATTCGTAATGATCGTTATGTGATTCCAGTAAAACAGGAATACCGTCATCATTTTGGTGGTGTGGTTCATGACCAGAGTTCCACAGGTCAAACACTCTTTATTGAGCCTCAAGCAGTACTTGACCTAAACAACAAATTACGATCGTTAAAAGCTGAAGAACGTCAAGAAGAAGAACGTATCCTGTATGAATTATCGGCGGAACTTGCGCCATATACGAATGAGCTAGCGGCTAATAGTCAAGTCTTGACTAGATTGGATGTCATTAACGCAAAAGCAAGATATGCTGACAGTATTAAAGCAAGCCGTCCGCGTTTAAGTAGTCAAAATCATGTAGCGATTTGGGGTGCACGCCATCCGTTAATTGATCAAGAGCACGTGGTTGCCAATGATTTGATTATTGGTGAAGAATACCAAGCGTTAATTATTACAGGACCCAATACGGGTGGTAAAACGATTGCTTTAAAAACATTAGGCTTAATTCAGTTAATGGGACAGGCAGGTTTACAAATTCCAGCTGCTGAGAATAGTCAAATTGGTATTTTTACGGGCATTTTCGCTGATATTGGTGATGAGCAGTCGATTGAACAAAGCTTAAGTACGTTCTCTTCTCATATGTCTAACATTGTAACGATTATTGATCAAATTGATGAAAAGAGTTTAGTATTATTTGATGAGTTAGGATCAGGTACAGACCCTCAAGAGGGGGCGTCACTTGCGATTTCAATTCTCGACTATGTTGGGTCAAAAGGAAGCATGGTGATGGCAACGACTCACTATCCAGAACTGAAAGTCTACGCTTATAATCGTCCAGCTACGATTAACGCTAGTATGGAGTTCAATTCTGAAACGCTAGCGCCGACTTATCGTCTGATGATTGGAATTCCAGGGCGAAGTAATGCTTTTGATATTTCCCGCCGACTAGGTTTAGCCGATCAAATTATTCAACAAGCAACAGGTTTTATTCAAGAGGATAGCCAAGAATTGAATGAAATGATTGCCGATTTAGAACAGAAACGTCGTAAAACTGAGGCTGAGTCTTATCAATTAAAGCAACAGCTAGCTGAGTCAGATGCCCTTTTAAGCGACTTAAAAGCTGCTAATGAGAAGTTAGAAAATGACAAAGAAACCATTATTGCAAAGGCTAAACAAGAAGCTAACCAGATTGTTGAAACATCTAAAGAAGAAGCTGAATTTTTAATGCAGGAAATTCGTGAAATGCAGATGAACTTAGGGAAGTCTACTACTGTTAAAGAGCACGAATTAATTGATTTAAAGAAACAGTTTGATGATTTGAAACAAGAAGAAGATTTCTTAGCTAAGAATAAAGTCTTACAAAAAGCTAAAGACAAAAAGCAATTGAAGGCCGGCGATGAAGTCATTACCGAAACGTATGGCCAGCGAGGTAGTTTAATCGAAAAAACACCTAAAGGCGAATGGGTTGTTCAAATTGGTATTATGAAATTAAAATTACCTGAATCAGATTTACGAAAAATTGAAGAAGAACCAAGTAAACAAGCTAGAAAAGTCAAACGTCAAATTGCAAATGTTCGTTCAGCGAGTGATAGTCATGTGTCAACCCAACTCGATTTAAGAGGGTTCCGTTATGAAGATGCTCTGATGGCTCTAGATAGCTACTTGGATTCTGCTCTACTAGCTGGTTATCCACAAGTGACTATTGTTCACGGTAAGGGGACAGGTGCGATTCGCCAAGGTGTCATTGATGCTTTAAAACGCCATCCGCAAGTCAAATCATTTGAGTTTGCGCCACATAATGCAGGTGGAAATGGTGCAACCGTTGCGGTTTTTAAAGGCTAA
- a CDS encoding CvpA family protein — MLTIIILLLLCMGVYAGVRRGLVLQLVHTAGYIISFYFAQQYYLQLAEYLEMLVPYAQPGIDDQMVFYDAIQVLNLDVAFYNGISFLLIIFVGWLATRIIGYMLNSLTFLPVVKQLNDIGGGLLGFLMQYLGIFLLLYILTMIPFEAVQQLLADSNLARWMIANTPYLSSTISDLWLGLVGQL; from the coding sequence ATGCTGACAATCATTATATTATTACTACTTTGTATGGGTGTCTATGCAGGCGTAAGAAGAGGCCTTGTTTTACAACTCGTTCATACTGCGGGCTATATCATATCTTTTTACTTTGCCCAACAGTATTATTTACAACTTGCAGAATACCTTGAAATGCTCGTTCCTTATGCGCAACCAGGCATTGATGATCAGATGGTGTTTTATGATGCCATTCAAGTGTTAAATCTTGATGTAGCCTTCTATAATGGCATCTCATTCTTGTTAATTATCTTTGTTGGATGGTTAGCAACGCGTATTATTGGTTATATGTTAAATTCCTTAACCTTTTTACCGGTTGTCAAACAATTAAATGACATTGGTGGCGGCTTGCTTGGCTTTTTAATGCAATATTTGGGGATATTTCTACTATTGTATATTCTGACCATGATTCCGTTTGAAGCTGTTCAGCAATTATTAGCAGATAGTAATTTAGCAAGATGGATGATCGCTAATACACCTTATTTATCATCAACCATTTCTGACTTGTGGTTAGGATTAGTTGGTCAACTATAA
- a CDS encoding cell division protein ZapA codes for MAEEKRRYKTTIAERPYTIVAKKPEEHLKVVSEIANEKIDQLKDVMPNLDVEQRAVLIAVNAISESMERQAELDELKEKLASLEKELKKRPITSPNPVPDKSAKTAKTAKSRFVRPTTAAENRLKQAQQLETSQEKEGQQPSRNR; via the coding sequence ATGGCGGAAGAGAAGCGTCGCTATAAAACAACCATCGCAGAACGGCCATATACCATTGTGGCTAAGAAACCAGAAGAGCATTTAAAAGTGGTTTCGGAAATAGCGAATGAAAAAATTGATCAATTGAAAGACGTTATGCCTAACTTAGATGTGGAACAACGTGCTGTGTTAATTGCAGTAAACGCCATTTCAGAGTCTATGGAACGGCAAGCTGAATTAGATGAGTTAAAAGAGAAATTAGCAAGTCTTGAAAAAGAATTAAAGAAGAGACCAATCACATCTCCAAATCCAGTTCCTGACAAATCAGCTAAAACAGCTAAGACTGCTAAAAGCCGCTTTGTTAGACCGACAACGGCTGCAGAGAATCGATTAAAACAAGCACAACAACTCGAAACGAGTCAAGAAAAAGAAGGGCAACAGCCTTCCAGAAATAGGTGA